In Arachis stenosperma cultivar V10309 chromosome 1, arast.V10309.gnm1.PFL2, whole genome shotgun sequence, one DNA window encodes the following:
- the LOC130965989 gene encoding phosphomethylpyrimidine synthase, chloroplastic isoform X1, translating to MASLHANVTSVVCKSGNNASQPKFPSTTFLPGFDVAGCISSAWKKELVPSYVASVPRATLTFDSQTTNSDKTKQKKHTVDPASPDFQPLPSFEQCFPKSTKEYREVIHEGTSHVLRVPFRRVHLSGDEGHFDNYDTSGPQNISPSIGLPKLRAQWVDRREKLGTPRFTQMYYAKQGIITEEMLYCATREKLDPEFVRSEVARGRAIIPSNKKHLELEPMIVGRNFLVKVNANIGNSAVASSIEEEVYKVQWATMWGADTVMDLSTGRHIHETREWILRNSPVPVGTVPIYQALEKVNGIAENLSWEVFRDTLIEQAEQGVDYFTIHAGVLLRYIPLTAKRMTGIVSRGGSIHAKWCLAYHKENFAYEHWDEILDICNQYDIALSIGDGLRPGSIYDANDTAQFAELLTQGELTRRAWEKDVQVMNEGPGHIPMHKIPENMQKQLEWCNEAPFYTLGPLTTDIAPGYDHITSAIGAANIGALGTALLCYVTPKEHLGLPNRDDVKTGVISYKIAAHAADLAKSHPHAQAWDDALSKARFEFRWMDQFALSLDPMTAMSFHDETLPSEGAKVAHFCSMCGPKFCSMKITEDVRKYAEQHGYGDAEEALKRGMDAMSAEFLAAKKTISGEQHGEAGGEIYLPATYLNSKERTM from the exons ATGGCATCCTTGCATGCCAATGTGACATCAGTTGTTTGCAAAAGTGGCAACAATGCTTCTCAACCGAAGTTCCCAAGTACTACATTTTTGCCTGGGTTTGATGTAGCTGGATGCATTTCAAGTGCTTGGAAGAAGGAACTTGTCCCTTCTTACGTGGCTTCGGTACCTAGAGCAACATTAACATTTGATTCTCAAACAACCAATTCGGACAAAACCAAACAAAAGAAGCACACCGTTGACCCTGCTTCCCCCGATTTTCAGCCTCTTCCTTCCTTCGAACAGTGCTTTCCTAAGAGCACGAAAGAGTACAG GGAAGTCATTCATGAAGGAACTAGTCATGTGCTCAGAGTTCCATTTCGACGAGTTCACCTCTCTGGGGATGAAGGACACTTTGATAACTATGATACAAGTGGTCCCCAAAATATAAGCCCAAGTATTG GACTCCCCAAGTTGCGCGCACAGTGGGTTGATAGGAGAGAGAAACTTGGTACACCAAGATTCACTCAAATGTACTATGCTAAGCAAGGGATCATTACTGAGGAGATGCTTTATTGTGCCACTCGTGAGAAGCTTGACCCGGAGTTTGTGAGGTCAGAAGTTGCTCGTGGACGAGCTATCATCCCGTCCAACAAGAAGCACTTGGAGTTGGAGCCTATGATAGTTGGAAGAAATTTCTTGGTGAAGGTAAATGCAAACATTGGAAATTCTGCAGTTGCTAGCTCTATCGAAGAGGAAGTTTACAAGGTTCAGTGGGCAACTATGTGGGGAGCCGACACAGTCATGGACCTCTCAACAGGTCGCCATATCCATGAAACTCGTGAGTGGATCTTGCGCAACTCCCCCGTGCCAGTTGGGACCGTACCTATTTATCAAGCACTTGAAAAAGTTAACGGCATTGCTGAAAaccttagctgggaggttttcAGGGATACACTGATTGAACAAGCCGAGCAGGGTGTTGATTACTTCACTATCCATGCTGGTGTTCTACTTAGGTACATTCCCTTAACAGCGAAACGCATGACAGGAATAGTTTCCAGAGGAGGATCCATTCATGCAAAGTGGTGCCTTGCTTATCACAAAGAGAATTTTGCTTATGAGCACTGGGACGAAATACTTGACATCTGCAATCAGTATGATATAGCACTATCCATTGGTGATGGGCTAAGACCTGGATCCATATATGATGCGAATGACACCGCTCAATTTGCTGAGCTCTTGACGCAAGGAGAACTGACACGTAGAGCATGGGAAAAGGATGTTCAG GTGATGAATGAAGGACCTGGACATATTCCAATGCACAAGATTCCTGAAAACATGCAGAAGCAGCTAGAATGGTGTAATGAAGCACCCTTCTATACTCTTGGTCCACTAACAACTGATATTGCCCCTGGTTATGATCACATTACCTCTGCTATTGGTGCTGCCAATATTGGGGCACTTGGTACAGCTCTTCTCTGCTATGTAACTCCAAAAGAACATCTCGGTCTACCAAATCGTGATGATGTGAAGACCGGAGTTATATCTTACAAGATAGCTGCTCATGCTGCTGACTTAGCAAAGAGTCATCCACATGCTCAAGCATGGGATGATGCACTGAGCAAGGCAAGATTTGAATTCCGATGGATGGATCAGTTTGCTTTGTCTTTGGATCCAATGACGGCCATGTCCTTCCATGATGAAACATTGCCATCTGAAGGCGCAAAGGTAGCCCATTTCTGCTCTATGTGTGGCCCCAAATTCTGCTCTATGAAGATAACCGAGGATGTCAGAAAGTATGCTGAGCAACATGGCTATGGCGATGCCGAGGAGGCTTTGAAGCGTGGGATGGATGCTATGAGTGCTGAATTTTTAGCTGCCAAGAAAACTATCAGTGGGGAGCAGCATGGTGAAGCTGGTGGAGAGATTTACTTGCCAGCAACATACCTAAATTCCAAAGAGAG GACTATGTAA
- the LOC130965989 gene encoding phosphomethylpyrimidine synthase, chloroplastic isoform X2 — protein sequence MASLHANVTSVVCKSGNNASQPKFPSTTFLPGFDVAGCISSAWKKELVPSYVASVPRATLTFDSQTTNSDKTKQKKHTVDPASPDFQPLPSFEQCFPKSTKEYREVIHEGTSHVLRVPFRRVHLSGDEGHFDNYDTSGPQNISPSIGLPKLRAQWVDRREKLGTPRFTQMYYAKQGIITEEMLYCATREKLDPEFVRSEVARGRAIIPSNKKHLELEPMIVGRNFLVKVNANIGNSAVASSIEEEVYKVQWATMWGADTVMDLSTGRHIHETREWILRNSPVPVGTVPIYQALEKVNGIAENLSWEVFRDTLIEQAEQGVDYFTIHAGVLLRYIPLTAKRMTGIVSRGGSIHAKWCLAYHKENFAYEHWDEILDICNQYDIALSIGDGLRPGSIYDANDTAQFAELLTQGELTRRAWEKDVQVMNEGPGHIPMHKIPENMQKQLEWCNEAPFYTLGPLTTDIAPGYDHITSAIGAANIGALGTALLCYVTPKEHLGLPNRDDVKTGVISYKIAAHAADLAKSHPHAQAWDDALSKARFEFRWMDQFALSLDPMTAMSFHDETLPSEGAKVAHFCSMCGPKFCSMKITEDVRKYAEQHGYGDAEEALKRGMDAMSAEFLAAKKTISGEQHGEAGGEIYLPATYLNSKER from the exons ATGGCATCCTTGCATGCCAATGTGACATCAGTTGTTTGCAAAAGTGGCAACAATGCTTCTCAACCGAAGTTCCCAAGTACTACATTTTTGCCTGGGTTTGATGTAGCTGGATGCATTTCAAGTGCTTGGAAGAAGGAACTTGTCCCTTCTTACGTGGCTTCGGTACCTAGAGCAACATTAACATTTGATTCTCAAACAACCAATTCGGACAAAACCAAACAAAAGAAGCACACCGTTGACCCTGCTTCCCCCGATTTTCAGCCTCTTCCTTCCTTCGAACAGTGCTTTCCTAAGAGCACGAAAGAGTACAG GGAAGTCATTCATGAAGGAACTAGTCATGTGCTCAGAGTTCCATTTCGACGAGTTCACCTCTCTGGGGATGAAGGACACTTTGATAACTATGATACAAGTGGTCCCCAAAATATAAGCCCAAGTATTG GACTCCCCAAGTTGCGCGCACAGTGGGTTGATAGGAGAGAGAAACTTGGTACACCAAGATTCACTCAAATGTACTATGCTAAGCAAGGGATCATTACTGAGGAGATGCTTTATTGTGCCACTCGTGAGAAGCTTGACCCGGAGTTTGTGAGGTCAGAAGTTGCTCGTGGACGAGCTATCATCCCGTCCAACAAGAAGCACTTGGAGTTGGAGCCTATGATAGTTGGAAGAAATTTCTTGGTGAAGGTAAATGCAAACATTGGAAATTCTGCAGTTGCTAGCTCTATCGAAGAGGAAGTTTACAAGGTTCAGTGGGCAACTATGTGGGGAGCCGACACAGTCATGGACCTCTCAACAGGTCGCCATATCCATGAAACTCGTGAGTGGATCTTGCGCAACTCCCCCGTGCCAGTTGGGACCGTACCTATTTATCAAGCACTTGAAAAAGTTAACGGCATTGCTGAAAaccttagctgggaggttttcAGGGATACACTGATTGAACAAGCCGAGCAGGGTGTTGATTACTTCACTATCCATGCTGGTGTTCTACTTAGGTACATTCCCTTAACAGCGAAACGCATGACAGGAATAGTTTCCAGAGGAGGATCCATTCATGCAAAGTGGTGCCTTGCTTATCACAAAGAGAATTTTGCTTATGAGCACTGGGACGAAATACTTGACATCTGCAATCAGTATGATATAGCACTATCCATTGGTGATGGGCTAAGACCTGGATCCATATATGATGCGAATGACACCGCTCAATTTGCTGAGCTCTTGACGCAAGGAGAACTGACACGTAGAGCATGGGAAAAGGATGTTCAG GTGATGAATGAAGGACCTGGACATATTCCAATGCACAAGATTCCTGAAAACATGCAGAAGCAGCTAGAATGGTGTAATGAAGCACCCTTCTATACTCTTGGTCCACTAACAACTGATATTGCCCCTGGTTATGATCACATTACCTCTGCTATTGGTGCTGCCAATATTGGGGCACTTGGTACAGCTCTTCTCTGCTATGTAACTCCAAAAGAACATCTCGGTCTACCAAATCGTGATGATGTGAAGACCGGAGTTATATCTTACAAGATAGCTGCTCATGCTGCTGACTTAGCAAAGAGTCATCCACATGCTCAAGCATGGGATGATGCACTGAGCAAGGCAAGATTTGAATTCCGATGGATGGATCAGTTTGCTTTGTCTTTGGATCCAATGACGGCCATGTCCTTCCATGATGAAACATTGCCATCTGAAGGCGCAAAGGTAGCCCATTTCTGCTCTATGTGTGGCCCCAAATTCTGCTCTATGAAGATAACCGAGGATGTCAGAAAGTATGCTGAGCAACATGGCTATGGCGATGCCGAGGAGGCTTTGAAGCGTGGGATGGATGCTATGAGTGCTGAATTTTTAGCTGCCAAGAAAACTATCAGTGGGGAGCAGCATGGTGAAGCTGGTGGAGAGATTTACTTGCCAGCAACATACCTAAATTCCAAAGAGAGGTGA
- the LOC130939245 gene encoding uncharacterized protein LOC130939245, whose protein sequence is MASVIMSFAPATGRVFAATAAKGASGGNKEEKGLLDWILGNLQKEDQLLETDPILKKVEDKSGGGTTNGGRRNSVAVPQKKKNGGFGGLFAKN, encoded by the coding sequence ATGGCTTCAGTGATCATGTCATTTGCACCAGCAACAGGTAGAGTCTTTGCAGCAACAGCAGCAAAAGGTGCTTCTGGTGGCAACAAAGAAGAGAAGGGTTTGCTTGATTGGATCCTTGGCAATTTGCAGAAGGAAGATCAGCTTCTTGAAACTGATCCAATTCTCAAGAAGGTTGAGGACAAGAGTGGCGGAGGAACCACTAATGGCGGCCGCAGGAACTCCGTCGCCGTGccgcagaagaagaagaatggtgGATTTGGAGGCTTGTTTGCTAAGAACtga